Proteins from a genomic interval of Candidatus Methylomirabilota bacterium:
- a CDS encoding ABC transporter ATP-binding protein: MLTLTGLTRRFGGFTALNRVGFEVGEGEILGLIGPNGSGKTTLFNCVSGALRPSAGSIRFRGEEIAGFTPDVVCHRGIARTFQIPRPFRKLSILENVALAAHYGTNRRDTEAQARVRAREILDLVGLPAADGASTASLGAAGLKKLELARALASGPALLLADESLGGLDPAEMAAAADLLRRIRRELKITIVWVEHIMATLMRVVDRVIVLDHGEKIAEGRPHEVAEDARVIEAYLGEKLVLT; encoded by the coding sequence GTGCTGACGCTCACCGGCCTGACCAGGCGGTTCGGCGGCTTCACCGCGCTGAATCGTGTCGGCTTCGAGGTCGGCGAGGGCGAGATCCTGGGGCTCATCGGGCCCAACGGCTCCGGGAAGACCACCCTCTTCAACTGCGTCTCCGGCGCGCTCCGGCCGAGCGCCGGCTCGATCCGCTTCCGGGGCGAGGAGATCGCAGGATTCACCCCCGACGTCGTCTGTCATCGCGGGATCGCGCGCACCTTCCAGATCCCGCGTCCCTTCCGTAAGCTCTCGATCCTGGAGAACGTCGCCCTGGCCGCGCACTACGGCACGAACCGGCGCGACACCGAGGCCCAGGCGCGGGTCCGGGCCCGGGAGATACTGGACCTGGTCGGCCTCCCCGCCGCCGATGGCGCCTCGACCGCCTCGCTCGGCGCCGCCGGGCTCAAGAAGCTCGAGCTGGCCCGCGCGCTGGCCTCCGGCCCGGCGCTGCTCCTGGCCGACGAGAGCCTGGGCGGCCTGGACCCGGCCGAGATGGCGGCGGCCGCCGACCTGCTCAGGCGGATCCGTCGCGAGCTCAAGATCACCATCGTGTGGGTCGAGCACATCATGGCGACGCTCATGCGGGTGGTGGACCGGGTCATCGTCCTCGACCACGGCGAGAAGATCGCCGAGGGCCGGCCCCACGAGGTGGCCGAAGACGCGCGCGTGATCGAGGCGTATCTGGGCGAGAAGCTGGTGCTGACGTAG
- a CDS encoding ABC transporter ATP-binding protein, with product MLELRNVTAGYGHFTALWDVSLRVGAGEAVAVVGPNGAGKTTLLRVISGLVPPGAGAMEFEGASLARREAHEIVARGIAHVPEGRRLFPGLTVADNLKMGAFLPRARRGFRESLDRVYALFPVLAERRHQRAGSLSGGEQQMLAIGRALMSRPKLILLDEPSMGLAPVMVLRVFDLIRQIRQEGYTILVVEQNVRQVLKLVDRAYLLEVGRIKMEGRADALSEQDFVRKAYVGL from the coding sequence ATGCTGGAGCTGCGGAACGTCACGGCCGGCTACGGCCACTTCACGGCACTGTGGGACGTGTCGCTGCGGGTCGGTGCCGGCGAGGCGGTGGCCGTGGTGGGACCGAACGGCGCCGGCAAGACGACGCTCCTGCGCGTCATCTCGGGTCTGGTGCCGCCGGGGGCCGGCGCCATGGAGTTCGAGGGCGCCTCGCTCGCGCGGCGCGAGGCCCACGAGATCGTCGCCCGGGGGATCGCCCACGTCCCGGAGGGTCGCCGTCTCTTCCCGGGTCTCACCGTGGCCGACAACCTGAAGATGGGCGCCTTCCTGCCGCGCGCCCGCCGCGGCTTCCGGGAGAGCCTGGACCGCGTGTACGCGCTGTTCCCGGTGCTGGCCGAGCGCCGCCACCAGCGGGCCGGCAGCCTCTCGGGGGGCGAGCAGCAGATGCTGGCCATCGGGCGCGCCCTCATGTCGCGCCCGAAGCTCATCCTGCTGGACGAGCCCTCCATGGGCCTGGCGCCCGTGATGGTGCTCCGCGTGTTCGACTTGATCCGCCAGATCCGCCAAGAGGGGTACACGATCCTGGTCGTGGAGCAGAACGTCCGGCAGGTGTTGAAGCTCGTCGATCGAGCCTACCTCCTGGAGGTCGGGCGGATCAAGATGGAGGGGCGCGCGGATGCGCTCTCCGAGCAGGACTTCGTCCGCAAGGCCTACGTCGGTCTATAA